From Bacteroidota bacterium, a single genomic window includes:
- a CDS encoding EF-hand domain-containing protein: MKRSIKLIMTIAVVGLFSVNATAQNKCGGAEMKNSEMPEMAKFSDIDVNNDGKISEEECSDFRAKRKEKMEGTEMKEVMSDYKPPKFSEMDINGDGFLSPEEFKAHQDEHMKEIKAKMKANNGEMKCGSGKCGGK, encoded by the coding sequence ATGAAAAGATCAATTAAGCTAATAATGACAATAGCTGTTGTGGGTTTATTTAGTGTAAATGCCACAGCACAGAACAAATGTGGTGGTGCGGAGATGAAAAATAGTGAAATGCCTGAAATGGCAAAGTTTTCTGACATTGATGTAAATAATGATGGTAAAATTTCGGAGGAAGAATGTTCTGATTTTCGTGCTAAACGTAAAGAAAAGATGGAAGGAACTGAGATGAAGGAGGTTATGAGTGATTATAAACCACCTAAGTTTTCGGAGATGGATATTAACGGAGATGGATTTCTAAGCCCTGAAGAATTTAAAGCTCATCAGGATGAACACATGAAAGAAATTAAAGCGAAAATGAAAGCCAATAACGGAGAAATGAAATGCGGTAGCGGTAAATGTGGCGGAAAATAG
- a CDS encoding acyl-CoA dehydratase activase, protein MKQDIHIGLDLGSISINTIVMDNEKNIIESRYDFCHGMPFSLLRRLLTEIINKYSENSINHIAITGTGGKLAQELIGGHFVNEIIAQSASVAKLYPNVKTVIEMGGEDSKLIIMHGDEKEKSSRLSDFTLNNICAAGTGSFLDQQAKRIGVSIEKEFGRLALKSEKPPRIAGRCSVFAKSDMIHLQQIATPVHDIVAGLCFAVARNFISSMGKGKKFDFPIIFQGGVAANEGVVRAFRELLKAKEDELIIPKHLASMGAIGALYYILDQKELAIKPYLGIENIDNYLSGRHSKSDYNESLTKSAAKYNKDVYPIPEGIDKLDVYLGVDIGSLSTNVVLIDKYNHVIARRYLPTASKPLEAIRRGMSEIYEEIGDRVNVLGAGSTGSGRYLTGDFIGADIIRNEITAQATAAIAYDSSVDTIFEIGGQDSKYICIDNGVIVDFEMNKVCAAGTGSFLEEQSEKLDINIIEEFGKLAIEAENPAKLGNRCTVFMESDLNSQQQKGVSKDNLIGGLAYSIVENYIQKVVRKKRIGNKIFFQGGVTNNQAVVAAFEKITGKEIIIPPHFDVTGAIGVAILARESMVNGKKTSFKGFDISKIPYTVDTFTCKSCSNLCEIRRVRIEGEKKPLYFGGRCELWEVEDRKGKGKGIPNLFEERNAILLDGFIEEEKDDRITIGIPRALMLFYQQFPFWRTFFTDLGFRVVISPESDTRLIKKSLEMIVAETCFPVELMHGHIIDLLEKDVDFVFTPFIINAKTEKDNPTNNTNCPWVQSFPFMVKAAIGDNSLIDKMLIPTLNFRYFGRVLNKELSDFMYDKFGISKKAVVNAIKKADKAQEIFENKIVLRGQEVMSNLPADKEALVIIGRVYNTGDPALNLSMVEKLINQDVLPIPLDYLPLGSEHILNDYPQMYWPNGQKILAGARIIARDPKLHAVYMGNFRCGPDSFLAHFVHEEMAGKPYLELEIDEHSADAGMVTRYEAFLDSLKGAKLAHKKKSEIFRPGIQRSDPMKDRTLYFPYMSDSAYAIAAASRSVGMNAEVLPMQTKVDLELGRKNTSARECFPMVCTTGSFLKKLYAPDTDPKKVSFFMPDHNGPCRFGQYNKLQRIIFDKLGFKDAEIISPGNDTAYADISGGQSTKFRFIAWKGFVAVDLLRKMKQERKPYELFQGETEKVYKESLNSVVKSLETGAKHLEDILHQAALNFDNIAISNGERKPVIVVLGEIFMRDNPYCSGQIVNRLESFGAETFIAPFAEWISYSTYRYTRDSLWKSDYLGVLKSKIQEFSQNISAGRLHKAANGYFDKEKDISVKEMLNNCGNYIHKHYDGDPALNLGSSVRLAQEKVSGIVNILPFTCMPGTVVAAVSHKFKKDNNDIPHVNIAYDGQEDTSIELRLQAFIHQAKEYSVRHGYNKPQNWHLIK, encoded by the coding sequence ATGAAACAAGACATACACATCGGCTTAGATTTAGGTTCTATTTCTATTAATACAATAGTAATGGATAATGAAAAGAATATTATTGAAAGTCGTTATGATTTCTGCCACGGAATGCCATTTTCACTGTTAAGGAGGCTACTAACGGAAATAATTAATAAGTATTCTGAAAACTCAATCAATCATATTGCTATAACAGGCACAGGGGGTAAGTTAGCACAAGAACTAATAGGAGGACATTTTGTAAATGAAATTATAGCCCAATCTGCATCGGTTGCTAAACTTTATCCGAATGTAAAAACTGTAATCGAAATGGGGGGTGAGGACTCTAAGCTAATTATTATGCATGGGGATGAAAAAGAAAAGTCTAGCCGTCTTTCCGATTTTACCCTAAATAATATATGTGCTGCAGGTACAGGGTCTTTTCTCGATCAGCAAGCTAAACGAATTGGAGTGTCTATAGAAAAAGAATTTGGAAGGTTAGCTTTAAAATCGGAGAAACCGCCACGAATAGCTGGTCGATGTAGTGTGTTCGCAAAGAGTGACATGATTCATCTTCAGCAAATAGCCACACCTGTACATGATATTGTTGCCGGTTTGTGTTTTGCTGTTGCTAGAAATTTTATCAGCAGCATGGGAAAGGGTAAGAAATTTGATTTTCCAATTATTTTTCAAGGGGGTGTTGCTGCAAACGAAGGAGTTGTTAGAGCATTTAGAGAGTTATTAAAAGCAAAGGAAGATGAACTAATAATACCTAAGCATCTTGCTTCAATGGGTGCTATTGGTGCTCTATATTATATTTTAGACCAAAAAGAATTAGCGATTAAACCATATTTAGGAATAGAAAATATAGATAATTATTTATCCGGAAGACATTCCAAAAGTGATTATAATGAATCGCTTACCAAATCGGCAGCTAAATACAATAAAGATGTATATCCTATTCCTGAAGGTATTGATAAATTAGATGTTTATTTAGGAGTTGATATTGGGTCGCTGAGTACAAACGTAGTGCTTATTGATAAATATAACCACGTAATAGCAAGGAGATATTTACCAACTGCTAGTAAGCCTTTGGAGGCAATACGACGTGGAATGTCTGAGATTTATGAAGAAATAGGGGATAGAGTAAATGTCTTAGGTGCCGGATCAACAGGTTCTGGACGATATCTAACGGGTGATTTTATTGGCGCTGATATTATTCGTAATGAGATTACAGCACAAGCCACTGCGGCTATAGCATATGATTCATCCGTTGATACAATATTTGAAATTGGAGGACAAGACTCAAAATATATCTGTATCGATAATGGAGTTATTGTTGATTTTGAAATGAATAAGGTTTGCGCTGCTGGTACAGGGTCATTTCTAGAAGAGCAATCAGAGAAACTTGATATTAATATAATTGAAGAGTTTGGAAAATTGGCCATTGAAGCTGAGAACCCTGCTAAGTTAGGAAATAGGTGTACTGTATTTATGGAATCAGACCTCAATTCTCAACAGCAGAAAGGAGTTTCAAAAGATAACCTTATTGGAGGTTTGGCATATTCAATCGTTGAGAATTATATTCAGAAAGTAGTTCGAAAAAAGAGAATTGGTAATAAGATTTTCTTTCAGGGGGGAGTTACCAACAACCAAGCTGTCGTAGCTGCTTTTGAAAAAATAACTGGTAAAGAAATAATTATTCCACCTCATTTTGATGTTACCGGAGCTATTGGTGTAGCAATTCTTGCAAGAGAATCAATGGTAAATGGCAAGAAAACCAGTTTTAAAGGTTTTGACATAAGTAAAATACCATATACAGTTGACACTTTCACATGTAAATCGTGCTCAAACCTATGCGAAATTAGAAGAGTGAGGATAGAAGGAGAGAAAAAACCATTATATTTTGGTGGTCGCTGTGAATTGTGGGAAGTTGAAGATAGAAAAGGTAAAGGAAAAGGGATTCCAAATTTGTTTGAAGAAAGGAATGCTATTTTATTAGATGGGTTCATTGAAGAAGAAAAAGACGATAGGATTACAATTGGTATACCTCGAGCTCTAATGCTATTTTATCAACAATTCCCTTTTTGGAGAACTTTTTTTACTGATTTAGGTTTCAGGGTTGTAATCTCGCCAGAATCAGATACCCGACTGATAAAGAAATCATTAGAGATGATTGTTGCAGAAACCTGTTTCCCTGTTGAACTTATGCATGGACATATTATAGATCTTCTTGAGAAAGATGTAGATTTTGTTTTTACTCCATTTATAATCAATGCTAAAACAGAAAAAGACAATCCCACAAATAATACAAATTGTCCTTGGGTACAATCATTCCCATTTATGGTTAAAGCTGCTATAGGTGATAATTCTCTGATTGATAAAATGCTTATTCCAACATTGAATTTCAGGTATTTTGGCAGAGTGCTAAATAAAGAGCTATCTGATTTTATGTACGATAAATTTGGGATTTCTAAAAAAGCTGTAGTTAATGCAATAAAAAAAGCAGATAAAGCACAAGAAATTTTTGAAAATAAGATAGTTTTAAGAGGTCAGGAGGTTATGAGTAACTTACCTGCCGACAAAGAAGCTCTTGTAATAATTGGTAGAGTATACAATACTGGCGATCCTGCCCTTAACCTTAGCATGGTTGAAAAATTAATTAATCAGGATGTTTTACCAATACCCCTAGACTACCTGCCACTAGGAAGCGAACACATTTTAAATGATTATCCACAGATGTATTGGCCAAATGGACAAAAAATATTGGCAGGAGCACGGATTATAGCTCGCGATCCTAAGCTTCATGCTGTATATATGGGTAATTTTAGATGTGGACCTGATTCCTTTCTAGCTCATTTTGTACATGAGGAAATGGCAGGTAAGCCATATCTTGAATTAGAAATTGACGAACATAGTGCCGATGCAGGTATGGTAACTCGTTATGAAGCTTTTTTAGATAGTTTAAAAGGAGCAAAATTAGCTCATAAAAAGAAAAGTGAAATTTTTAGACCAGGAATACAAAGATCTGATCCGATGAAAGATCGCACCTTATATTTTCCATATATGAGTGATAGTGCTTATGCTATAGCTGCAGCTAGTCGAAGTGTAGGAATGAATGCTGAAGTTCTACCAATGCAGACAAAAGTAGATTTAGAACTTGGTAGAAAAAATACTTCTGCAAGAGAGTGTTTCCCAATGGTTTGCACAACAGGCAGCTTCTTAAAGAAACTTTATGCCCCAGATACAGATCCAAAAAAAGTTAGTTTTTTTATGCCAGATCACAATGGTCCATGTCGTTTTGGCCAATACAATAAACTCCAACGTATTATTTTTGATAAACTAGGTTTTAAAGATGCTGAAATTATATCACCCGGCAATGATACGGCTTATGCTGATATTTCGGGGGGTCAGAGCACTAAATTTAGATTTATTGCTTGGAAAGGTTTTGTAGCCGTTGATTTGCTCCGTAAAATGAAGCAGGAGAGAAAGCCATATGAGTTATTTCAAGGAGAAACTGAAAAAGTATATAAAGAGTCATTAAATAGTGTAGTGAAGTCATTAGAAACAGGAGCTAAGCACCTAGAAGACATTTTACATCAAGCTGCATTAAACTTTGATAATATTGCTATATCTAATGGAGAAAGAAAACCTGTTATAGTAGTATTAGGTGAAATTTTCATGCGCGATAACCCTTATTGTAGTGGGCAAATTGTAAATAGACTTGAGAGCTTCGGTGCCGAAACATTTATTGCGCCATTTGCAGAGTGGATCAGCTATTCAACTTATCGATATACACGTGATAGCCTTTGGAAAAGTGATTATTTAGGTGTTCTTAAATCAAAAATACAAGAATTTTCACAGAATATATCCGCAGGAAGATTACATAAAGCAGCAAATGGGTATTTCGATAAAGAAAAAGATATAAGTGTAAAAGAAATGCTGAATAACTGTGGTAATTACATCCACAAACACTATGATGGCGATCCGGCTCTAAATCTTGGAAGTTCAGTAAGACTAGCTCAAGAAAAGGTTTCTGGTATTGTGAATATTCTTCCATTCACCTGTATGCCAGGTACTGTTGTTGCAGCAGTTTCACATAAATTTAAAAAGGATAATAATGATATACCACACGTGAATATTGCTTATGACGGACAAGAAGACACCTCAATTGAACTGCGACTTCAAGCCTTTATACATCAGGCTAAAGAATATTCAGTTCGTCATGGGTATAATAAACCTCAAAATTGGCATTTAATTAAGTAA
- a CDS encoding DUF302 domain-containing protein has translation MGYYFNKVINNISFDEAIDKARKELIKEDFDIVSEIDFKKTFKEKINKDYPEYIVLGACNTELANEAVHAEKLLGLMLPCNILVKRIDENSIEIAIVDPKASLALFENKEVEKIAETLQEKLVKVINHL, from the coding sequence ATGGGATATTATTTCAATAAAGTAATAAACAATATAAGCTTCGACGAGGCCATAGATAAAGCTAGAAAAGAGTTAATTAAAGAGGATTTTGATATTGTTTCGGAAATTGATTTTAAAAAGACATTCAAAGAAAAAATTAATAAAGATTATCCGGAATATATAGTGTTGGGAGCCTGTAATACTGAATTAGCGAATGAGGCAGTCCATGCAGAAAAACTTCTTGGACTAATGCTGCCTTGTAATATACTGGTAAAAAGGATAGATGAAAACAGTATAGAGATTGCAATAGTTGACCCTAAAGCGTCTTTAGCACTGTTTGAAAATAAAGAAGTAGAGAAAATTGCTGAGACTCTACAGGAAAAACTTGTCAAAGTTATAAATCACCTCTAA
- a CDS encoding neutral zinc metallopeptidase, with the protein MKWKGRSGSDNIEDRRGGGSNFNPLRGGNRKFSFITIIIIVVALYFGKDPMQFLQMGNEFLSTEQETTTTGVKNTGRSDDEMAHFVEVVLKDTEDVWTKVFREQLNSTYKKPILVMFSGHTTSACGAASASTGPFYCPVDEKVYIDLSFYNQLVNNLGGGGDFAMAYVIAHEVGHHVQKLLGISDKVHELRRKISEEEYNELSVRLELQADFFAGVWAKENQSMNHVLEEGDIEEAMNAANAIGDDRLQKQAQGYAVPETFTHGTSQQRMKWFMKGFETGDMSNGDTFSAKDL; encoded by the coding sequence ATGAAATGGAAGGGGAGAAGTGGCAGTGACAATATCGAGGACAGAAGAGGAGGAGGTTCAAATTTCAATCCTTTAAGAGGAGGGAATAGAAAATTTAGTTTTATTACAATAATAATCATTGTAGTAGCCTTATACTTTGGCAAAGACCCGATGCAGTTTTTGCAAATGGGAAACGAATTTTTGTCTACAGAACAGGAAACTACTACTACCGGAGTTAAAAATACGGGCAGGAGTGATGACGAGATGGCTCATTTCGTTGAAGTTGTACTCAAAGACACTGAAGATGTTTGGACAAAAGTTTTTAGAGAACAGTTAAACTCAACCTATAAAAAGCCTATTTTAGTAATGTTTAGCGGACATACTACATCTGCCTGTGGGGCTGCAAGTGCATCTACAGGGCCTTTCTATTGTCCTGTAGACGAAAAGGTTTATATAGATCTAAGTTTTTACAATCAGTTGGTAAATAACCTTGGCGGAGGCGGTGATTTTGCCATGGCTTATGTTATTGCTCACGAGGTAGGTCATCATGTTCAAAAACTATTGGGAATAAGCGATAAAGTACATGAACTTAGAAGGAAAATTTCTGAAGAAGAATACAATGAATTATCGGTTAGACTTGAACTTCAGGCCGATTTTTTTGCCGGAGTCTGGGCAAAGGAAAATCAATCAATGAATCATGTATTGGAAGAAGGAGATATTGAGGAAGCAATGAATGCTGCCAATGCTATTGGTGATGACAGATTACAAAAACAAGCACAAGGATATGCAGTTCCTGAGACCTTTACTCACGGTACTTCCCAACAAAGAATGAAATGGTTTATGAAGGGCTTCGAAACCGGAGATATGTCTAATGGAGATACTTTTTCGGCCAAAGACTTATAG
- the rbr gene encoding rubrerythrin produces MESLKGTKTEQNLLKAFAGESQATMRYRYFAKQAKKEGLEQIAALFEETAVNETAHAKRFFRFLEGNMVEITATYPAGKIGTTLENLKAAADGENEEWTELYPEFAKIAEEEGFKAVATAFKLIAEVEKAHEERYRTLYNNLEEGKVFEKGDNIVWKCRVCGYLHEGKKAPKVCPVCAHPQSHFEIQESNY; encoded by the coding sequence ATGGAGAGTTTAAAAGGAACAAAAACCGAACAAAATCTTTTAAAAGCTTTTGCGGGAGAATCTCAGGCTACTATGAGGTACAGGTATTTTGCCAAACAGGCTAAAAAAGAAGGTTTAGAGCAAATTGCTGCATTATTCGAAGAAACAGCAGTTAACGAAACTGCACACGCCAAAAGATTTTTCAGATTTCTGGAAGGTAACATGGTAGAAATTACGGCTACTTATCCTGCCGGAAAGATTGGAACAACTTTAGAAAATCTTAAGGCCGCAGCAGATGGCGAAAATGAAGAATGGACTGAGTTGTATCCGGAGTTTGCTAAAATTGCAGAAGAGGAAGGTTTTAAAGCCGTGGCTACTGCTTTTAAGCTAATAGCTGAAGTTGAAAAAGCGCATGAAGAAAGGTATAGAACTCTATACAATAATCTGGAGGAAGGAAAAGTATTTGAAAAAGGAGATAATATTGTGTGGAAGTGTAGAGTATGCGGATATTTGCACGAAGGAAAAAAGGCGCCAAAAGTGTGTCCTGTTTGTGCTCATCCACAATCTCATTTCGAAATTCAGGAGAGTAATTATTAA
- a CDS encoding GntG family PLP-dependent aldolase, which translates to MIKKINLVSDTVTKPTPEMLEYMMQAEVGDDVFREDPTINKLESKVARMFGKEAALFTPSGTMANQIAIKIHTQPGNQVICDKTAHIYNYENGGIAVNSGCSVKLADGDRGRFTANDINNLLQVNGPYYMQESALVSVENTTNLGGGATWDYKEIENISNVCKENNLPFHLDGARLFNALIANKETPKQYGDVFDTISICISKGLGAPVGSVLMGSNKDILKALRIRKLMGGGMRQAGYLAAACIYALDNNVDRLKDDHKRAKTLGNTLKNLNYIKSVLDVETNIVIFELKDGVSQKKFMSELNKNNIYIVSMGGSKLRMTTHLDFNDDDLDIVVKVLKNITL; encoded by the coding sequence ATGATAAAAAAAATAAATCTGGTAAGCGATACTGTTACAAAGCCTACACCTGAAATGCTTGAATATATGATGCAGGCAGAAGTAGGTGACGATGTATTCAGGGAGGATCCGACTATCAATAAACTGGAAAGTAAGGTTGCAAGGATGTTTGGAAAAGAGGCTGCTCTTTTTACTCCATCGGGAACAATGGCTAATCAGATAGCGATTAAAATTCATACGCAGCCGGGTAATCAGGTAATCTGTGATAAAACGGCTCATATATACAATTATGAAAATGGAGGTATAGCAGTTAATTCGGGGTGTTCAGTAAAGTTAGCCGATGGAGACAGGGGTAGATTTACTGCAAACGATATTAACAACTTACTTCAGGTTAACGGGCCTTACTACATGCAGGAATCGGCTTTAGTAAGTGTTGAAAACACTACAAACCTTGGAGGAGGAGCTACATGGGACTATAAAGAAATTGAAAATATATCGAACGTATGTAAGGAAAATAATCTTCCTTTTCATTTGGATGGAGCCAGGCTATTTAATGCTTTGATAGCCAATAAAGAAACACCAAAACAATATGGCGATGTTTTTGATACAATTTCTATTTGTATTTCCAAAGGATTAGGAGCTCCTGTGGGCTCTGTTTTAATGGGAAGCAATAAGGATATACTAAAAGCATTGAGAATCAGGAAACTGATGGGAGGGGGGATGCGTCAGGCCGGATACCTGGCAGCAGCATGTATTTACGCTCTCGACAATAATGTAGACAGATTAAAAGATGACCATAAACGAGCTAAAACACTTGGAAACACACTGAAAAATCTAAATTATATAAAAAGTGTGCTGGATGTAGAAACCAATATTGTAATTTTTGAACTTAAGGATGGTGTTTCTCAGAAAAAATTCATGTCAGAATTAAATAAAAACAATATTTACATTGTGAGTATGGGAGGTTCTAAACTACGTATGACTACTCATTTGGATTTTAATGATGATGATTTGGATATTGTTGTGAAGGTTTTAAAAAACATTACTCTTTAG